A single region of the Brassica rapa cultivar Chiifu-401-42 chromosome A03, CAAS_Brap_v3.01, whole genome shotgun sequence genome encodes:
- the LOC103862478 gene encoding GATA transcription factor 19-like: MMGFSMFFSENDVVHHSSAYASVDCTLSLGTPSTRLCNDDDDRRFSSHTSNNMSNALGSWDFLHGGKKGGGGGGNNLLARRCANCDTTSTPLWRNGPRGPKSLCNACGIRFKKEERRASTARNSTSGGVSTAAAGVPASDHHGVTNYYYNNNNNNNNHYDSSSPWIHHQHQNTQRVPYYSPANNEYFFR; encoded by the exons ATGATGGGTTTCTCAATGTTCTTCTCCGAAAACGATGTTGTCCATCACTCTTCGGCTTATGCTTCTGTTGACTGCACTCTCTCTCTTGGAACTCCTTCAACTCGCCTCTGCAATGACGACGATGACCGTAGATTCTCGTCTCACACTTCCAACAATATGTCCAACGCCTTAGGCTCATGGGACTTCTTGCACGGTGGCAAGAAAGGCGGTGGTGGCGGCGGAAATAACCTATTGGCTCGCCGTTGCGCTAACTGTGACACCACTTCTACACCTCTTTGGAGAAACGGTCCAAGAGGTCCCAAG TCATTGTGCAATGCGTGTGGAATCCGATTCAAGAAGGAAGAGAGACGTGCGTCGACCGCCAGAAACTCGACTTCCGGCGGAGTATCAACGGCAGCGGCTGGCGTTCCGGCCTCCGATCATCACGGAGTTACAAATTATTACtataataacaacaataataataacaatcatTATGATTCATCGTCGCCTTGGATTCACCACCAACATCAAAATACGCAAAGAGTTCCTTATTACTCGCCAGCGAATAACGAATATTTCTTTCGTTGA
- the LOC103862479 gene encoding vacuolar sorting protein 39 — MVHNAYDSFQLLTNCPARIDAVESHNSKLFAGCYDGSLRIYSPQSPSSELRQDSYLLETTVTGFSKKPIVAMKVLASRELLLSLSESIAFHKLPNLETVAVITKAKGANAYSWDDRRGFLCFSRQKRVCVFKNDGGGGFVEVRDYGVPDTVKSISWCGENICLGIRKEYVILNTANGTLSEVFPSGRVAPPLVTSLPSGELLLGKDNIGVFVDQNGKLLQTERLCWSEAPTAIVIQNPYAIALLPRRVEVRLLRSPYPLIQTIVLQNIRHLVKSNNAVIVGLDNSVHALFPVSIGAQIVQLTASGNFEEALALCKLLPSEESSLRAAKESSIHTRFAHYLFENGSYEEAMEHFLASQVDITHVLSMYPSIILPKTTMIPPPDKMLDISGEEASLSRGSSGFSDDMESSFLESEGNAVLESKKMSHNTLMALIKYLQKKRPSIIEKATSEGTEEVISDAVGKTYGAYDSSKTKKSNKGRGTISLNSGAREMAAILDTALLQALLHTGQSGAAVELLKGVNYCDVKICEEILMKSKSYSALLELFKSNSMHHEALKLLNHLSEESKSNQSQSEMKQIFSPELIIEYLKPLCRTDPMLVLEYSMLVLESCPTQTIDLFLSGNISADLVNSYLKQHAPNMQGRYLELMMAMNETAVSGNLQNEMVQIYLSEVLDLHAALSAQQKWDDKDHPPERKKLLSALENISGYNPQTLLKRLPRDALYEERAVILGKMNQHELALSIYVHKLHAPDLALAYCDRIYESVSFLPSGKPSSNIYLTLLQIYLNPKKSAKDFAKRIVALGSFESSDTTKMMESVLSSKVKGGRSKKIVAIEGAEDMMRAGLSSSTDSGRSDVDVEEPMEEGNSTVMISEVLDLLSQRWERINGAQALKLLPRETKLQNLLPFLAPLLRNSSEAHRNYSVIKSLRQSENLQVKEELYKHRKGVVLVTSDSMCSLCNKKIGASVFAVYPNGKTLVHFVCFKDSQGMKAVSKTSHGRRR; from the exons ATGGTTCACAACGCTTACGATTCCTTTCAGCTTCTCACCAACTGCCCCGCTCGGATCGACGCCGTCGAATCCCACAACTCCAAGCTCTTCGCCGGATGCTACGACGGCTCCCTCCGCATCTACTCACCCCAATCCCCCTCCTCCGAGCTCCGTCAAGACTCGTACCTCCTCGAAACGACCGTCACCGGATTCTCCAAGAAACCCATCGTGGCGATGAAGGTCTTAGCTTCGAGAGAGCTGCTCCTCTCTCTCTCGGAGTCGATCGCGTTCCATAAGCTTCCTAATCTGGAGACCGTCGCCGTGATCACCAAAGCGAAAGGCGCCAATGCTTACTCGTGGGACGATCGACGCGGCTTCCTCTGCTTCTCTAGGCAGAAGAGGGTCTGCGTCTTCAAGAACGACG GAGGAGGAGGGTTTGTGGAAGTGAGGGACTATGGAGTTCCTGATACTGTAAAGTCCATTTCTTGGTGCGGAGAGAACATTTGCTTGGGGATTAGGAAAGAGTATGTGATTCTCAACACTGCTAATGGGACTCTCTCTGAGGTGTTTCCTTCCGGTAGAGTTGCTCCTCCTCTCGTCACTTCTCTACCTTCTGGTGAACTTCTCCTTGGCAAG GATAACATTGGAGTTTTTGTTGATCAAAATGGGAAGCTTCTTCAGACAGAGAGGCTTTGCTGGTCAGAGGCCCCAACAGCTATTGTCATTCAAAACCCCTATGCTATAGCCTTGTTGCCTCGACGAGTTGAG GTTCGCTTGCTGCGAAGCCCCTATCCTTTGATACAGACGATTGTTCTCCAGAATATTCGTCACCTTGTCAAAAGCAACAATGCTGTGATTGTTGGTTTGGATAACTCTGTTCATGCTCTCTTCCCTGTTTCTATCGGTGCTCAG ATTGTGCAACTAACAGCTTCTGGAAACTTTGAGGAAGCCTTAGCTCTATGCAAGTTACTCCCTTCTGAAGAGTCAAGCCTAAGAGCTGCGAAAGAGAGTTCGATTCACACAAG ATTTGCTCATTATCTTTTCGAAAACGGGAGCTATGAGGAAGCCATGGAGCACTTCCTGGCATCTCAAGTAGACATCACGCATGTACTCTCCATGTATCCGTCCATCATTCTTCCTAAAACAACAATGATTCCTCCACCGGATAAGATGTTAGACATTTCTGGAGAGGAAGCATCTCTGTCAAGAGGCTCATCTGGCTTTTCTGACGATATGGAGTCTTCATTTTTGGAATCTGAAGGCAATGCAGTCCTTGAGTCTAAGAAGATGAGCCACAACACTCTGATGGCTCTTATAAAGTACTTGCAGAAGAAGAGACCAAGTATTATCGAAAAGGCTACTTCTGAAGGAACAGAAGAGGTCATCTCTGATGCCGTTGGCAAAACTTATGGAGCGTATGATTCTTCCAAGACTAAGAAGTCCAACAAG GGACGTGGTACGATCTCGCTTAATTCAGGTGCCAGGGAGATGGCAGCGATTCTTGATACAGCTCTTCTCCAAGCACTTCTACACACTGGCCAGTCTGGAGCTGCTGTAGAGTTATTAAAAGGTGTCAACTACTGTGACGTAAAGATTTGTGAGGAGATACTAATGAAAAGCAAAAGTTATTCTGCGCTGTTAGAATTGTTCAAGAGCAATTCGATGCACCATGAAGCCCTTAAGCTTCTGAATCATCTCTCGGAAGAGTCCAAATCAAACCAGTCACAAAGTGAAATGAAGCAGATCTTTAGTCCTGAGTTGATCATTGAATATCTCAAG CCTCTCTGCAGGACTGATCCTATGCTTGTCTTGGAGTACTCTATGCTAGTCCTGGAGAGCTGTCCAACACAAACCATCGACTTGTTTCTGTCCGGAAACATCTCGGCCGACCTTGTCAATTCGTATCTGAAGCAGCATGCTCCCAATATGCAGGGTAGATATTTGGAACTTATGATGGCAATGAATGAAACCGCAGTTTCTGGGAATCTCCAAAACGAGATG GTACAAATCTACCTTTCAGAAGTGCTTGACTTGCATGCTGCATTAAGCGCGCAGCAGAAATGGGATGACAAGGACCATCCTCCAGAAAGGAAAAAACTTTTGTCTGCGTTAGAGAACATCTCCGGATATAATCCACAGACTTTGTTGAAGCGTCTCCCACGTGATGCTCTCTATGAAGAGCGTGCAGTTATTTTGGGTAAAATGAATCAACACGAGCTCGCTTTGTCCATCTATGTTCATAAG CTTCATGCACCTGATCTGGCGCTGGCTTACTGTGATCGTATATATGAGTCTGTATCTTTTCTACCATCTGGAAAACCGTCAAGCAACATCTACCTCACACTTCTCCAAATCTACCTGAATCCTAAGAAAAGCGCAAAGGACTTTGCCAAACGTATTGTAGCTCTAGGATCATTCGAGAGTTCAGACACCACGAAGATGATGGAGTCTGTTTTGTCTTCGAAAGTCAAAGGAGGCAGGTCCAAGAAAATTGTTGCGATAGAAGGTGCTGAGGATATGATGAGAGCTGGTCTTAGTAGTAGCACTGACAGTGGAAGAAGCGACGTTGATGTTGAAGAGCCCATGGAAGAAGGAAACTCCACCGTTATGATTTCTGAAGTTCTTGATCTGTTGAGCCAAAGGTGGGAGAGGATCAATGGTGCACAGGCTCTCAAGCTTTTACCAAGAGAAACTAAACTGCAGAACCTGCTTCCGTTTCTTGCACCCCTTCTAAGAAACTCAAGTGAAGCACACAGGAACTATTCAGTTATCAAGAGTTTGAGGCAGAGTGAAAACTTACAG gTGAAAGAGGAACTGTACAAACACAGGAAAGGAGTGGTGCTAGTAACAAGTGATAGCATGTGTTCGTTGTGCAACAAGAAGATTGGGGCAAGCGTCTTTGCTGTTTATCCCAACGGGAAAACGTTAGTTCACTTTGTCTGCTTCAAAGATTCCCAAGGCATGAAAGCTGTCTCTAAGACATCTCATGGAAGAAGACGATGA
- the LOC103862480 gene encoding CRAL-TRIO domain-containing protein C23B6.04c-like — protein sequence MSAHQLEDDSQQDNKVSKLKSALGPLSGHSLVFCSDASLRRYLDARSWNVENAKQMIEDTLKWRSTYKPHEIPWHEVAHEGETGKVSRAGFHDRQGRTVLIMRPGLQNTTSAEGNIRHLVYLLENAIINLPKGQEQMSWLIDFTGWSMANNAPMKTTRDIIYILQNHYPERLGMSFLYNPPRLFQAGYKAVKYFLDPRTAQKVNFVYPNDKASDELMRSHFDMENLPKEFGGEATLEYDHEEFSRQMFEDDLKTAKFWGLEEKQYPIPNGFSPADVVPEPATSLASVAN from the exons ATGAGTGCTCACCAACTTGAGGATGATTCTCAGCAAGATAACAAG GTTAGCAAATTGAAATCTGCGTTAGGACCACTCTCAGGACATAGTTTAGTTTTCTGCTCTGATGCTTCCTTGAGGAGATACTTGGATGCTCGTAGCTGGAATGTCGAAAACGCCAAGCAAATGATTGAGGATACACTTAAATGGAGATCAACATACAAGCCTCATGAGATCCCTTGG CATGAAGTAGCACATGAAGGTGAGACTGGAAAAGTTTCAAGAGCTGGTTTTCATGATCGTCAAGGTAGGACTGTTCTTATAATGAGACCAGGGTTACAG AACACAACATCAGCAGAAGGTAATATCAGGCACTTGGTGTATCTTCTTGAAAACGCCATCATTAATCTTCCCAAAGGACAAGAACAAATGTCTTGGCTCATAGATTTTACTGGTTGGTCCATGGCTAATAATGCTCCCATGAAAACTACAAGAGACATTATCTACATTTTACAGAATCATTACCCTGAGAGACTCGGTATGTCCTTTCTCTACAATCCTCCAAGACTCTTCCAAGCAGGCTACAAG GCTGTTAAGTACTTCTTGGACCCAAGAACAGCTCAAAAGGTGAACTTCGTGTACCCAAATGACAAAGCAAGTGATGAACTGATGAGATCACACTTTGATATGGAGAATCTCCCCAAGGAGTTTGGTGGAGAAGCAACGCTAGAGTATGACCATGAGGAATTCTCAAGACAAATGTTTGAAGACGATCTCAAAACCGCAAAGTTCTGGGGGTTAGAAGAGAAACAGTATCCGATACCAAACGGTTTCTCTCCAGCTGATGTTGTTCCTGAACCGGCCACTTCTCTTGCATCAGTAGCTAACTGA
- the LOC103862482 gene encoding plant-specific TFIIB-related protein 1: protein MKCPYCSSAQGRCATTTSGISITECTSCGRVVEERQTQNHHLFHLRAQDTPLPLVTPDLQPPAAQPSPPDEEDPFEPTGFITAFSTWSLEPSPIFARSSLSFSGHLAELERTLELASSGSNSSSTVVVDNLRAYMQIIDVASILGLDCDISEHAFQLFRDCCSATCLRNRSVEALATACLVQAIREAQEPRTLQEISIAANVQQKEIGKYIKILGEALQLSQPINSNSISVHMPRFCTLLQLNKSAQELATHIGEVVINKCFCTRRNPISISAAAIYLACQLEDKRKTQAEICKITGLTEVTLRKVYKELLENWDDLLPSNYTPAVPPEKAFPTTTISTARSTTPRAVDPPEPSLADRDKPSVKPIETSDHAHQQQEQPKGKEEKHPKFRQPWLFGTASVMNPGEMISEPVKSPNAPDFDKQQLSDKDTLPTYLRQHNQFTSSSSPSSGISTINWSFRPSGGNGSSSNLPVVHPPKLPPGYAEIRGSGSQSGNKNANHPHGD from the exons atgaagtgTCCGTACTGTTCATCGGCGCAAGGACGGTGCGCCACCACGACCTCCGGCATATCGATAACCGAATGCACCTCATGCGGCCGCGTAGTCGAAGAACGCCAAACGCAAAACCACCACCTCTTCCATCTCCGCGCGCAAGACACTCCTCTCCCCCTCGTCACTCCCGATCTCCAACCCCCCGCGGCGCAACCGTCTCCACCCGACGAGGAAGATCCGTTCGAGCCCACCGGATTCATCACGGCCTTCTCCACCTGGTCACTCGAGCCGAGCCCCATCTTCGCTCGCTCCTCCCTCTCCTTCTCCGGCCACCTCGCGGAACTCGAACGAACCCTGGAGCTCGCCTCCTCCGGATCGAATTCGTCGTCGACGGTGGTGGTGGATAACCTTAGGGCTTATATGCAGATCATCGACGTGGCGTCGATTTTGGGATTGGATTGCGATATCTCTGAGCATGCTTTCCAGTTGTTTAGGGATTGCTGCTCGGCTACTTGCTTGAGGAACAGAAGCGTTGAGGCGTTGGCTACTGCTTGTCTTGTTCAAGCTATTAGAGAAGCTCAGGAGCCTCGAACTCTTCAG GAAATCTCCATTGCCGCCAATGTACAGCAGAAGGAAATTGGAAAGTACATCAAGATTTTAGGAGAAGCTCTACAACTAAGTCAACCCATCAACAGCAACTCTATATCAGTTCATATGCCAAGATTCTGCACCCTCCTTCAGCTTAACAAGTCTGCTCAG GAACTGGCAACTCATATCGGAGAAGTGGTGATCAACAAGTGCTTCTGCACCCGGAGAAACCCCATCAGCATATCTGCAGCTGCTATCTATCTAGCATGTCAGCTTGAAGACAAACGAAAGACACAAGCAGAGATTTGCAAAATAACCGGATTAACGGAAGTAACCCTGCGAAAAGTCTATAAGGAGCTTCTTGAGAACTGGGACGACCTTCTCCCATCTAACTACACACCAGCCGTCCCACCAGAGAAAGCATTCCCCACAACCACAATCTCTACGGCCCGGTCAACAACTCCTAGAGCCGTGGATCCACCTGAACCGAGTTTAGCGGATAGAGACAAGCCATCGGTTAAACCCATTGAAACTTCTGATCATGCCCACCAACAACAAGAACAACCCAAAGGCAAAGAAGAGAAGCATCCTAAATTCAGACAGCCTTGGCTGTTTGGAACTGCCAGTGTGATGAACCCAGGGGAGATGATAAGCGAGCCGGTGAAATCACCTAATGCTCCGGACTTTGATAAGCAGCAGCTCAGTGATAAGGACACACTGCCTACATATCTCAGACAACATAACCAGTTCACTTCGAGTTCATCTCCATCTTCAGGTATCAGCACAATCAACTGGTCGTTCAGACCTTCTGGTGGCAACGGGTCCTCAAGCAACTTGCCTGTTGTTCATCCGCCGAAGCTGCCTCCCGGTTATGCTGAGATCAGAGGTAGTGGATCTCAATCAGGAAACAAGAATGCTAATCATCCTCATGGAGATTAG
- the LOC103862481 gene encoding uncharacterized protein LOC103862481 gives MKEDDALPTTATANSKKEHSESVLFGRGRYKFYAFAALLLLAFWSMFTGTVTLRLSTGNLNRLSEDLRVRNYDHLDALEMEERERVVKRMWDVYTNSRRIKLPQFWQEAFVAAYDELTSDVPGVRDAAIDEIAKMSVQSVKLDSKPSRSMSARGLGRSFKKILHKPSSK, from the exons ATGAAGGAGGACGACGCCTTGCCGACGACGGCGACGGCGAATTCGAAGAAGGAACACTCCGAATCCGTGTTGTTCGGAAGAGGACGTTACAAGTTCTACGCGTTTGCTGCTCTCTTGCTTCTAGCATTTTGGTCGATGTTCACCGGTACAGTAACGCTCCGGTTATCCACCGGGAATCTAAACCGGTTATCTGAAGATCTCCGGGTTCGAAACTACGATCACCTCGACGCTCTG GAAATGGAGGAGAGGGAGAGAGTGGTGAAGCGTATGTGGGATGTGTATACCAACAGTCGTCGGATCAAGTTGCCTCAGTTTTGGCAAGAGGCGTTCGTTGCTGCTTATGATGAGCTTACTAGTGATGTTCCTGGGGTTAGAGATGCTGCTATTGATGAAATCGCTAAGATGTCGGTTCAGTCTGTCAAACTTGATTCAAAACCTTCCCGATCTATG AGCGCAAGGGGTCTGGGAAGAAGCTTCAAGAAGATTCTACACAAGCCAAGCAGCAAGTAG
- the LOC103862483 gene encoding probable polyol transporter 6, giving the protein MDDQISNENAAEKPTEEHTGVNRYALQCAIVASIVSIIFGYDTGVMSGAMVFIEEELKTNEVQIEVLTGILNLCALVGSLLAGRTSDIIGRRYTIVLASILFMLGSILMGWGPSYPVLLTGRCIAGLGVGFALMVAPVYSAEIATASHRGLLASLPHLCISIGILIGYLVNYFFSKLPMHIGWRLMLGIAAIPSLVLAFGILKMPESPRWLILQGRLGEGKRILDLVSNSPEEAELRFQDIKTAAGIDPKCKDEVVKMENKKTHGEGVWKELILRPTPAVRRVLLTALGIHFFQHATGIEAVLLYGPKIFKRAGITTKDKLFLVTIGVGIMKTTFIFTATFLLDKVGRRKLLLTSVGGMIGALTMLGFGLTMAQNSGGKLVWALVLSIVSAYSFVAFFSIGLGPITWVYSSEVFPLKLRAQGASLGVAVNRVMNATVSMSFLSLSKAITTGGAFFMFAGIAAVAWNFFFFLMPETKGKSLEEIEALFQRDGDHKVRGENDTA; this is encoded by the exons ATGGACGATCAAATCTCCAACGAGAATGCGGCCGAGAAGCCGACCGAGGAGCACACCGGAGTTAATAGATACGCGCTTCAATGTGCTATTGTCGCCTCCATCGTCTCCATCATCTTTGGTTACG ATACTGGCGTTATGAGTGGAGCGATGGTGTTTATAGAAGAAGAGTTAAAGACAAACGAAGTTCAAATCGAAGTTCTCACCGGAATTCTCAACCTCTGTGCCCTCGTCGGATCATTGCTCGCCGGGAGAACGTCGGACATAATCGGACGACGTTACACAATCGTCTTGGCCTCAATACTCTTCATGTTGGGCTCAATACTAATGGGTTGGGGCCCAAGTTACCCTGTTCTCCTCACCGGTAGATGCATCGCCGGGCTCGGAGTCGGTTTCGCCCTAATGGTCGCACCGGTTTACTCGGCAGAGATAGCAACGGCTTCACATAGAGGACTCTTAGCTTCTCTACCTCATCTTTGTATCAGTATAGGGATTTTAATCGGTTACTTAGTGAATTACTTCTTCTCCAAGCTACCTATGCATATCGGTTGGAGACTGATGCTCGGCATAGCTGCGATCCCGTCGCTAGTTCTAGCCTTCGGGATCTTGAAAATGCCTGAATCTCCACGGTGGCTGATTCTGCAAGGACGTCTCGGAGAGGGCAAAAGGATACTGGACTTGGTGTCGAACTCGCCTGAAGAGGCGGAGCTTAGGTTTCAAGACATCAAAACCGCCGCGGGAATAGACCCGAAGTGCAAAGATGAGGTGGTGAAGATGGAGAACAAGAAGACTCACGGAGAAGGGGTTTGGAAAGAGCTTATCCTAAGACCAACACCTGCGGTGAGACGAGTTCTTTTGACTGCGTTAGGGATTCATTTCTTCCAACACGCAACTGGTATCGAAGCCGTGTTGCTATACGGTCCGAAGATCTTCAAAAGAGCAGGGATCACAACTAAAGACAAGCTTTTCTTGGTTACAATCGGTGTCGGGATCATGAAAACGACGTTTATTTTCACAGCGACTTTCTTGCTCGACAAGGTAGGTCGGAGGAAGCTTTTGTTGACCAGCGTTGGAGGAATGATTGGTGCGTTGACAATGCTAGGGTTTGGGCTTACGATGGCCCAAAATTCTGGCGGGAAACTGGTTTGGGCTTTGGTGCTGAGTATAGTTTCGGCTTATAGCTTCGTAGCGTTTTTCTCTATTGGGCTCGGCCCAATAACTTGGGTGTACAGCTCTGAGGTCTTTCCGTTGAAGCTTAGAGCTCAAGGAGCGAGTCTCGGCGTTGCGGTGAACAGAGTCATGAACGCCACCGTGTCGATGTCGTTTTTGTCGTTATCCAAGGCGATTACGACCGGCGGAGCTTTCTTTATGTTCGCCGGAATCGCGGCGGTGGCGTggaacttcttcttcttcctgatGCCGGAGACTAAAGGAAAGTCGCTTGAAGAGATCGAAGCGCTTTTCCAAAGAGACGGTGATCATAAAGTACGCGGTGAAAACGACACAgcttag